A window of Macrotis lagotis isolate mMagLag1 chromosome 1, bilby.v1.9.chrom.fasta, whole genome shotgun sequence genomic DNA:
CAGATGCATTTCTTTGTCCATGACCTGAGTAGCAAAGGAGGAGATCACACATGTGCAGGGGTCAGATTGAGGACCAAGGCAGCTGTTGGGAGTTTCTTGGGAACTGTGGAATGAAGGACGGGGGCAGGTGGGGGAAGATGGTCTGAGGCTAGGACAAGGAAAGGTAGCTGATAAGGTCATAGGAAGAATAGGACCAGATGAAGTCACAGAGGTCAAAGTATGTAAGGGCCAAGAAAAAACATATAAGTCATGGAGTTAGCAATTAGATGTGTGGGAGCCAGGAAGGATTCTGGGGTCATGGGGAATCATGGTGGGTAGGCTTCTTACCTCTTCCAGGGCAATTCATGAAGTAATCTTGGATATCACGGGGGTAACCCTGGGGTACCTCCCCTGTCCCAGGGTTAAAACGTTGAAATTTGCTACCCTGGAAACAATAATAGCGGCCAAGCCAGCGTAGGGCTGAAGAGCATTTCAGGTTTTGCCACAGCCGTTTCTTCACCTCTTTGGTGCTCAGGTCCAAGAACCAAGTCCCATTACCTGCCAGGACCAAACCCCATCACCTCTGTCAGATACAGCCACCAGAATCTGTCAGGGGCACACTGTTCCTTCTGTCTATCAATGTTCCCCTCCTAGTCTCTGAAAATCACTCCTTGACACAAGCATCCCCTAACCTGAGACCCCTCCCCCACATCAGTGGTCATCAGATCCTATTCCCCAAACCAACCTTGGAAGAAGAGAATCCCCTCCTCTGAGCATTCCCCAGGATGACATTCCATAGTTGCATCCAGTGGGGATGGGATTCCAGGGAATTCTTTCTGGAGGGATCTTGGGTATCCAGACTTCAGCTTCCCAGCAATGTACACCCAGACCCGATCACCCtaacacatatacacagacacaaaTACCCTCAGCCTGGCTATATATCCTCAAACTTTGCCCTCTCCTGTGTATACACAGACATAGATACACACAGGGACACACACATAGAAAGatgggtatacacacacacacacacacacacacacacacacctcttcaCGAGGGCACTGTTCTGCTAATACAACCCTGAGGGAGAGAAAGGCTTCTTTTTTGATCCCTCTATCCCTCTTAGTTCCATTCCCTAGGGTCCTCCTGCCCCACCCCCCTTCTCTACCTTGATCAAATATACACCATCATGGAGTTCAGGTCTAGCCTTGTGGTGCAGACGGAAGGCAGCGTCCACAGGGACCTCAACCTCTGGCCAAGTTTCTGAGATCAGCTCTCGGGTTCCATTGTGATTCTTCCATACAGATTCACCTTAGAGTGGTGTGAGAGAGGGGTCATAGAATCTATCCTCAAGGGATTTTTCTCAAGATAAGACCCTGGGATAGTTCAATCCTCAGGACAAAAAGGCCCCATCCACGTTTGGATCACCATTCCCTAaattccctcctcttttcccctgagCACTTCCTCTCTGCCCTCAAACTCCTACACAGCTGAACcctaaatgttttatttctgatCCCCAAATAGCTTCATCTTTATCCCACAAACACAATCTCTAACCCTTAAACCTATCTATTTCAATCAAATGGTTTCATCTTTGACCTGCAAACACCAACATCAAACTTCCTAACCATTCTGATCTCTAATCCACACCTAACATCTTGCCCCCAAATGCCTGCAGTCCTGATGCCCAGACCTTTGAAGAAAACCATGTTTCCAGAGTGATCCAAGGTTACTGCATCAAAACCCCAATCGTCAGAACAACGGCCTAGTaggaaggagagacaaaattAGTCAGGAGGATTTGTAGAAATACAGCAAGATGGGGAGAGAAATGGAGGTAAGCAGATAGACAGTAACCTAGATAGACAGAGACATAAATAGACAGGTATACCGAAAGAGACTTGTATGGACAGGCAGATTGGAGGCATGAAAACTAGTACAGAGAGATATGTAATATGTAAATAGACAGCTAGATGGATATTCAGATGGCTGAAGAGACAGAAAGttggaaagagagagatgagggcAGACAAACAGACACAGTGCCCTCACCAATCTCATCTAGGTGCAGTTCTGTTCCATTTCCGCCTTCAGTTTCTCTCTGCAGTTGGGGGACCCTGGAGAGAGATCGGGGATCTTGAATTAAACCATATTCCTTCCCCAAACTCCATTCCTTCTCTTCACACTTCACTTGCACCCTTTCCTCTAGGAAAAGTAGTTCCACCCTTCTCTCTAGAATACGACCCCCACTCCCCCGGTACCCTCCCTGACTGGTTGACTTCCTGGACTGATTGTACTCACAGGGGATGAGCCAGTGTCAAAGCCCAGCACAGGCCTAGGAACATCAATCTTCCTAGGACCCTGGTCATGCTGGCACCTGCAGAAGATGAAAGAAGGCAGTGGAGAACTCGGAGCATTGGAAGCCATATATAGGGCAGATGAGATTACGACACTCCTGTACCCTCCCCCCACATCCACCAGTGCCCCTGAATCTACCCTCCCCGAGTCCAGGACAAGATCAGTGATTTCATCACTGTAAATAATGAACCAGAACCAGGAAACAGGGGCCTAGCTAATTCCTTGCAGtgatttctcctttccctccccatctcccaccCCCAGTGATGTTCCCATTCCCTGGGTACATTGTATAGGTTTGAGAATGCTGTTATGGTTTAGTGTGCGGAAAATGTCCCCTtcatttggtggtggtggtggggggaataGGAAGAATAGGTTGCTCTGTCAATTAAACAGCAAGGATCcgatttcagactttttttttccacccAGAAGGTGTTGATCTACTCCAGGCAGGGATGTGCTAGTAAATGTTCAACAACTTTCCAAGATAAGTATCCTTGatacactttttttatttttatttttattctttttttttttttggttattgagagacaatgggattaagtgatttgcccaaagtcatcgAACTAGTATCAATGTCTAAGGCctaatttgagctcaggtcctcctgactccagggtcagttctctgtGCACTTGATCACTTAGCTGTCTCCCataacatacttttaagtttaatctttattattaatattttctccattttcttaagtccagataatcaataaaacattaaattaatcCCAAATTCATAATATTCACTAAGTTCCAAGATGTAAATGCTTGCCCTGAACATTTAACCTGGCACCAGCAAATCCTTCATTGAATTGATTTTTCCAATAAATCCCTCAGCAGAATGATGTATATAGGTTGACCCTAAGAGATCAAGATATCTCAGATGCTCTCAGAAGGTACAGAATATTCTTTGAATAATGAAACCATTGGTTTATTTTTAGTGTTTCTCTGAGGAGAGAGAAGTACTTGGCAAAAGGACCCAGCCTCCTCAACAGGTTTTAGAAATATCAGGTGTCACAGGATTAAGGCATAAGACAATAGCTCTTTGTGAATTTATAGGAATAGGGAAGGGGTGTCTAAGTGACAGGTTTTTCCTGTAATTTTTGTGAACAAGATGGAGAGAAATAGATTAGCTGATAGTATAGATGAGAAGATTCAGAACTGATCAAATGATTTTAAAGAATAGTCATTAACGTATTAGGTCTGCCTATAGGAAGGTCTCTAATAGAGTGCCTCAAAAATCTATCCTTAGTCCTATCTTGTTAAATATACACAGGCATAAATATACAGACATACTTAcatgtacataaacatatatgtatgtgaacaCACATGTTTACACACATATACCAATGACTTTCTTCAATGATTTACTCAAATataaagggggagggaggggcacTAAACCATGTGTAAGGATCCTTATGGgccacattgacttagaaaagccACATAATattgtctatattttattgtctttattttgctaaatgtttcccaattatgTTCTTATTTTATATGGGCACATCTCAGGAGGGTTGCAAGGTCAGATGCCACCCATATATGACAATCTCTGACTTATGGCAAGTTTAACAAATCTGAAGATGCCAAGCAGCTAGAAAAGCTTGCCAATATGTTGGAGGACTGAGATAGCATTCTCAAACAGATTAGAATAATACGCCAAATCTAGTAAgattaagtaaatttttttcagtataaAGTTCTGTATTTGCATTTCATGTCACAATTACAATATGGGGGTGGCATAGCTATATAGAAGTCTGAAAAAGATCTAGGGGGGAAGCAAAGGGAATCAAAAGTGtgacatagaagaaaaaaaaacaaaatttgacaTTGATTCAATCTGACATGTTATTAAGAAAGACTGAATGTGTCTAGAGGAGGGACACCAAGATGATGAAGAGTCTCAAAATTGAAGCAACTTAATGGTAGGAGATAactatcttcaaatatctgaaggattATCATAGGGAAGAAGGGTTCTGCAGTTCTGATTGACCCTAGAGAGGAAAATCAGGAGTGAAGAGTGAAATGTATGTAGGGAAACCAGTGAAGTTTATGTTGGCCAAGAAGTAGCCTGTATGTGATTTTGTTGCTGGCAGACATGTATAATGAAATCTGGAATATGGAATAAAAAAGGGACAGATGTTTTTGCCGTCTTCCTCTGGTCCATTAGTCCTTGACCCTGAGTTTATTTGCATGGATCAAGGCAGCTGTGGAGAATCTCAATGACTTGGCTTTCATAAAACTCCAATGTAGTTTTTTAGTTAGAGTCTCTAACCTGGGTTTGGAGAAGGCAAAGTGACCATAAGGGATTTAACGGAAGTTAAAGGAATTTTCTGACCTGACATCATAAACATTACTAGAACAAAGACCAGTAATTGGCACTAGGAGtgttcaaaaataataaatgtaatctTAACCTAGGACATTCTGATGGGTTTTCTGGTTGCCTAATTGGGTAGGCTGACTCAGAGACCAAAGCTATATGTATTTTCAAAAAAGCTTTAGCCCTTCCTGGCCATGGAGAGGCTTACAATAGATAGTAGCAGGGAGCAGCAGATGGCCCTAAATAAGCTAAAGAGTAGCAGATGGTAGCAGAGAGTAGATCAAAAACTAGAAGTACAGTGTAGTTAGCCATCAGAGTGCAACATGGTAACATGTATGTGCTACTTGACATATTCTGACCATATATGATCCCAAAGTGTGCCAATTCTTCTACCCTGGATAAATATATTTCTGGCACACATGTTTCTAATTGCATTTTTCCTGGCCATATTTGTTTTCCATATGTGTGGCCTTTATCTGTGTTCCCTTGCTAAGTGTATGTTCTGTGTATGTGCCCATTAGGTGATGTTGGAGAATGTACTCCATGTGCAAAGGGGAAATTTTTATTGGCAAAGTTTTTTTACTAAATGTCCTTTGTTTTAAACTAATGTGTCTATTCTGATTGGttcaataaaagtaaatatacCAGTGAGGACCCATAGCTATGGTTTTGAATAGTTGCAGACAAACATTCCCAAAATACTTTGAATCtatggggagctaggtggtgcagtggatagagcactggcccaggaatcaggaggatctgagttcaaatccagtctcagacatttaataattgcctacctatatgaccctgggcaagtcactcttaatcccaatgccataaataaaatttttaaaaaataaaaaaaagaagataggagCAATTTGTCTATTTGGCCCCAAAATGCAAGACTAGGACTATTGGGAGGAGtttactgagaaaatattttagttttaatataaggaaaatttttGTTGCAGTGTTATAATGAAAAGAGATGTCAGAAGACTTAGATTTACTTATTAGTTtgaacatttattagctgtatgaccttggatacaTTCCTTAACTTCTCTGCACCTCAATTTTATCCAcctgaaaatgaagatgataaccTTTTCCCTATTTATCCTATAGATTATCATaaggaaagaactttgtaaatatGATAGAAATATAAGCTATTAGAATGCCAATGAAAATTACAAAAGTAGAATGGGTAGCTTTCACAAATGAACTTCAGGCAAATGTGCTAGCTATATCCCACATCTTGATACCTAGGAATGCAGTCATGGGGTACATGCAGGGGAGGGGGAACCCTCCATCTTGTCCTCTTTGCCTCTCAGATTTCCAGGTTTCCTTTAAACCCAATTCAGGGACTTCATCTGCAGAAGGCCTTagtctcctcttccctctccaatgagatttctcttttacCTAGTTCCTTGACATCTGGCTCCCTCTTGTCCATGATATTCTCCTTTCTCCAACTTTTTAGGATACCATTCTCTCCCAGTTCTTGGATCTATCATATCCTTTCTTCTTAAATCTACTTTACTGGATTCTCAGTTAGATCATGCCCTCTAACAACAGGCATCCCACAGGGTTCTTGTCTTGgatcctcctctcttctccctcaatACTTACTTCCCTTGGTGAtgtcatcagttcccatggactTAATTATTTAATGCTGACGATTCTCAGAACTGTCTATCCTAACCTCTCAACTAATTTCCAATCTTGCATTTCCAATTGTCTTTCAGACATCTAGAACTGGAGGCCCAATAGACATCTTGTAAATGATTATTGCATCATTGATCATTGATCATTACAAAGTCATCAAAATAGGATTCATTTTTACCCCTAAACCCATCCTCCACCGCTACCACCACTTCCTAACTTTTACATTACAGTAGAAGGCAACATCAtccctccccacccctaccccccagTTCCTCAGACTTACAACCTAGTTGTCATTCTCAGGTTCTTTCTATTTCTCACTCCTCCATATTCAGTCTGTTACATAGATCTATGAGTTTCACCCTAATGAATATGCCTCCTTCTGTCTTCCAACACTGCCACTATTCTGGTACCAACCCTTATCACATTACATTtagactattgtaatagcttGCTGATGGGAGTGTGTTTCctatatttttctcctctaatCCCTTTTCTACTCAGCATGGTGATTTCAAAAAGCAGAGGTCTGGCCATATCTCACCTCTTACCCCTCACTCttataaactccagtggctccctattgcttccaggatcaaacacaaacgagcccttcataatctaggtccctcctaccttttcaatcttcttatcCCTTATTCTATGACCCATAttctgatccagtgacactgacctacACGCTATTCCTTGAACAAAACAATCCATCTCTGCTCTAGGCATTTTCTCTTGCCCTCCATAGCTAGAATACAATCGCCCTCTCCCTCTGCCTATtgacttctctggcttcctttaaatctaaattaaaatcccatcttctacaagaagcctctcccaatctctcttaattctagtgccttctctctattaattattttctatttatcatatatatatatatatatatatatatatatatatatatatataaaacttgtatgtgcatatttgtttgcttctctcctccattaaattgtgagctccttgagggtagggacgatcttttttccctttttgtatctctagcatttTGTTCATTGTCTGGCAATTACTGGAAGCTTAATATTTTTGACCATATTTCATATAAACAATTTATTTACATACTGTTTTCTCTTTGGAAACTCCTTGAAGCCAGGAAGTAttcttacctttctttgtatccccaggacttagTACAATACCAGGATATGTTATAAGCACTTAATGATTTCTTACTGATTGCCACATGACTCTTTACTGAATGTATGATACAGAGAAATCATGTTCAGTAATGTTTGGACTAGATTTCCTTTagaaaaatattctagaaaaaaTTCCCATGTTGTTCAGgctgaaagggagaagggaaagaaagaggaagagtggAAAAGTCAGAGTCCCCAAGGATTGTGAGAAAGTGTAGTATAATGTATAGAACACCAGTTCTTAACCCAAGATCCATGGAGAAAGTAGGTAGTTCATGAATAGATTTTATAGGTTCTATGAACCTGAATGGGGGAAacaaattacatctttattttcactgataTTTAATTGAAATGTAGGATTCCCTTTAATTATAAATGTAAGttataaacataattttaagAACTGAGATAGGGGACACAGGACCTAGAATCAAGAAagctcaagttcaaatccaacctcagatacttattagttgtgtaaaTCACTCAAATTagttgagcaaatcatttaactttcatttgccccagtttcctagtctataaaatgagaaaaataatagtacTTGCTTCTTATGATTATTTTGAGGACAAATTATCTGTTATTTGAAAAGagcttttcaaatcttaaaacactgACTACTAGGTGTTCTAAGGACTACtataggctttaccagactgccTACAACCCCCCGCAAAAAATAAAGAACCCCTGACCTAAAGGGCtgttcttggaatcaggaagacctggacttTATCCCATGTCTAATGCTTATTTCCATTGAGCTTCAGCACATCACTTCACATGCAAACTTTCATTTacaaaaaggagattaaaaacatCCATAATTCCAGCCTTATTGGATTACTGAGAAGGCCAAAAgagataatgtaaataaaatgttttgtgaCATTTAAAGCACTATCTAAACATTAGGTATTATTGTtagcagaaagaaatagaagggaGTAGATGGGTAAATCAGTTCTCTGACACTCCTCACCATTCCACACTCACCCCAACACTCTCCATACTCCCACATTCTCAACCCTCTGCATTTACTCCCACTCTCAATTCTCCCTACCTCCACTCCCACAttttaccacacacacacacacacacacacacacacacacacacacacacacacacacagatgccaAGTCAGCTAAAGGCTGGTCTAGCTTGTGAACCTTGAACCAGGGTCAGAGATCAATAGGGAAAGTACAGAGGAGTAGGAGCTAAGAATACAGTGAAATCATTGCACCAAAGGGACAGGGTACTCCTGGGGTTGATCCACCTGGGATCTGAGTCCATGGGGAAGATGAAACTTTCACTAGGGTCCCATCCCAGGGCAATCTTTTCATctacattttcctttccttcagatTCCCTTTACTTGGGTAATAATATTCCCACCTACCTACTTCTATATTCAAAAGCATCACATGCTATATGAGAAAGAACCCTCAActgggaatcaggagacctgaattctaattttaACTCTTACCCCTGATTAGCCATGTAATATTGAACAATTCTCTTCCattctctgccttagtttcctcatttataaaattgtatGAGAATGTGTATAATGAGTGAATCAatgaatcaaaatatttattacttgTTTACTAAATCCAGGCATTATATTAAGCACTGGAGTAATAAAAATGGATACAAGCAagagcccctgccctcaagaagcttacattctaatatgggaAGACAACCTTTAGTGGCAGGGAGGAATATTTTGGATAGGAAAGTCAGAGGGATAGTCACAAGCAATTGATTAACTTGTCTGGGAATGATAGTGTTGCTTTGATTACTGTTCCCAGAAATGATgttgggaagagggagggaggaaaggaagagaggaaatggGTTTGGCATAAAGACAGTTGGGAAGCAACCTAGAGGGTATGTTAAAATTGTATCTCTTTCTGGTCCTAATCACCACTACCGCCTTCTAGTTACTATAGTAAGTTTATAAGTAACCAATATAAAATAACAAGAGCAAGAAGTAACATTGCAAAGGTGAGCCTAGAAATCACTTATAGATTTTCCCATGGATTAATGAAGCATAACAGTTACTTGCAAACTGTAACTAAAAGTCACATTCTTAGACTAGGTGTTAAATAAGGGGAAGCCAGCTAGGCCTAAGTATAAGGTTACAGTTGGTCTGCTAACTGAGGTAAACCTCAGATATACAGCCAGGCATCATCTACAGGTAAGATCAACAGAACACCAGATGTTCCTGATCTCTTTGAGATGATGTGGTTATATTAATGAATGATCTCAAAGGTGGCACAAGTAAGAGTTAGTCTATTCCCCAACCAACCCTAACAATGAGACCCCCAAATTCCTTCCCCCCTAGCACTCTTCCATCTTTTAAAGGTACAACCAATTCACCATTATGTGACTTGCCCtccctctccattttcttccctacaaagcttgccttccttcctccatcaCCCCATTCCTT
This region includes:
- the HPX gene encoding hemopexin, which translates into the protein MTRVLGRLMFLGLCWALTLAHPLVPQLQRETEGGNGTELHLDEIGRCSDDWGFDAVTLDHSGNMVFFKGESVWKNHNGTRELISETWPEVEVPVDAAFRLHHKARPELHDGVYLIKGDRVWVYIAGKLKSGYPRSLQKEFPGIPSPLDATMECHPGECSEEGILFFQGNGTWFLDLSTKEVKKRLWQNLKCSSALRWLGRYYCFQGSKFQRFNPGTGEVPQGYPRDIQDYFMNCPGRGHGQRNASVIQICSPDFTFSALVSDEHGATYGFRGSSYWRLDSSRDGWHSWPIAHHWPQGPSSVDAAFSWEKKLYLIEGTQIYIFLTDGGYRLVNGYPRKLQKELGSPFGIILDSVDAAFTCPGSSQLYIISGRHMWELDLKLGGQDPWTQFSIPHSHVDGALCRPNELYLFSGPSAYRYRDVEELRTAKTSPPPQSVASSFLGCRH